The genomic region TTGGGCGATTTCCAGTTGTTCCTCCTCCGTGAGCATTCTTTCACGTTTGAAAATATCAGGTATCGGGATGGCAGCGCCAATCGCCTTGGCCAGGTTCGGGCTGATTACATGATAATGGGCATCAATAACCTTATTATCTGGCATCTCAATCTCCTTCGTTGATGGATTTGAATTGATATTGCATGATACCGCCGTGATACCTGGTTGTCAACCCTGAGTTAGCTGCTGCCCGGGCTTTTCTCCAGGGTATAGCATTACTGCAAAAGGGGTTGGAGGTTATAACCTCCAACCCCTTCTTCCTGTTTTCTATCTCCCGGTACAGGTATCAGTAGCCCATTGACTGCTTTAGTTCACGGTCAAGCCAGATGTACTGGGTAAAGCCAAAACGGTCAGTAGCGCCGAACATGTCTTCGCCGCTGTAACCCCTGACCCAGGGCCACCAGACGGTATAGCTCAGCGGTGATGGCATGGGTATGTAGTACGCCTGTTCAATCATGCGGGGAACAAGCTTGCCGAACTCTGGATAAGCTTTGCTATCGTCAATCATGAAGTATTTGGCAAACTCGATGATTCCCTTGTTAATCTCGGGGTCGTCGACCATGCTGGAGTTGCTCAGGTCGTCAATCCGCCATTCATGCCAGGAATAGGGAGCGGCCATGCTGTCCCAGAAGCCTTCCGTATGAGTCCTGTTTTTCTCGATAGAGGTGTAAACGCCCTTCTCTTTCACCGCCAGTTCCACGTCGACACCAATCTGGGCCATATAGAACTTGAACAGGGACGCCAGGTCGACATCGGCTTCCATCAGGATCACCTCCATCTTGAAGCCATTGGGGTAGCCGGCTTCAGCTAGGAGCTGTTTCGCTTTGTTCGGGTTGTAGGTGTAAAGCTCGCGGGCTGATGCGGGTAGCTCATCGAAGGGGATACTTGCCCCGAGGGATATCCACATCGGGTCGGCATCGACCGGATAGTTGTAGATATCAGCCTCTCCTCCGTAGTAATCCTTCCTTATCGTCTCACGGTCGACGGCCATAAACATTGCCTGCCTGACACTGACGTCATACCATGGTAGGTCCGGGTTGTCCCCTCTGAGACCTACCATGGGAGCGCGCTGGTGAGCGCCGTTATACTTCATGCCGGGGTTGCCCTGCAACAGGCTCACCGCTTCTTCACGCAACAGACCGGCCCGTTCACCGAGGTGGTCGAGCTTGCCGGTGCGTAGCGCCGCCATCTGGGTTGAGCGGTCCGGGATGTAAAGCCATCTCAGGGTATCGATATAGGGTATCTGGTTGCCCTTGCCCGGGCCGACGGGGTCTGGCTGCCAGTAGGTGGGGTTCCTGACGAAGGTAGTGCTGACTCCATCAACGTAATCGGTAATCATAAACGGGCCAGTGCCGACATGGTTCCGCGCGTCATTCATATTGAAATTGCGGGCGACCTCTGGAGGGTATATGTTCATGGATTGCGCCGTCCATTTGAAGAGAGAACCCAGACCGGCGGGCTGGGCCTTGATTTCCACCGTCCACTTGTCCAGGGCCTTGATGGATAATGGCTGCTCCTCGGCGGTAAGTCTGGCCGCAGCGTAGGGTTTGCTCACATAGCCGCCGTCATCTTCAGGTAACCAGCCGAAGCCTCGCAGAAAAGCATACTCGGCGTCATAAGCGTCGGCTTCACGGCCGCCAGCAAGACGGCTGGACTCGCTCAGCGGGTTCAGCCCGTAGTGATTGCCCTTACGGATGTGGTAAACAATGGTATCGTCGCCGACTATGTCCCAGCTCTCGGCGAAGGCGCCAATCATGTGGAGTGCCGAAACAATAATGGTGACGCCCTCAACTTCGCCCGCGCCGTAACCACCGGCCTTGCCCAGTGCCCAGTCCGCCATCATCATCGCTTCAGCGACCTGGGCGTAGTGTTGGGGAGTGGAGCGGCCGCGCAGGGCGTCATCAAAGGCTTTCTGTTCTATCTTCCACATGGTAAACGTCCCGCCGTACTGGGGTACGTCTGATGTCGTCGGCGTGGTTGGTGCTGTCGGTGCGGTTGGGGTTATCGGTGTTATCGGGACTATGGGGGTTGTCGGTGTGGTGGGTGTAGTGGGTGTGGTTGGAGCGGTCGGCGTCGTCGGTGCTGCGGGGCCGCAGGCGGCCAGCAACATGGCTAACGCTAACAGGCAACTAATTCCAAGCCACATACCTTTCCTCTTCATCCAGTTTCCTCCTTTATATTATATAAAGATTACTCAACCAGCTCATTTGACTGACCTCTCAGGATATTAATTAATCCTTTTGCCATCTTCTGCCGGTTTGCTGAAGCTGGTGTGCATTCCCAACTCTTTATAGTTTATGTTTATCGCTTTGTCAAGTCTACGCACATCTTTCTTATTACAGTCTTTACTAAGAGAGTCCGGGCGAGGCGGTGACCGGATCGCGCGACACGCTTAAGATTCTCCTTTGCTCCAGTTCCTGTAACACGTCATCCAGTCCCACCTCCTCCAGCGCTTCCCTGGTAGGTATGCCATCCTGGTTCCACCTCTTCAGTTCATACCATTTATCGAGCCATTTATTGAACAGATCGCGGTCCAATTTGGCTTTACCGGTTCTCGGGTCTTTCTGGAAATGCTTTTCAGGCATACTATCATCTTTTCTCCTGATGCCGGTTCTGACATCATAAGAGCGTACCTGCCTGATTATTCGTCTGGCTACCCTTGTTGCCTTAGCCTCGTCAATATCCATTCCGGTAGCGGCCGATATGAGACTGGCAATCAAGGGTCGACTGCTTATCGGTGGCGACGGGTGGTGCCCTACCCAGTAGTAGCAGAGTCCGGTAGCATCCGCCAGCGCGAATGTCTCTTCGTTATGAGAGATAAATAATAATGTTCCCTCATAATCAGCCTCAATGAGATTGCTCTCCGGCAACAGGTACTTCTTGAATTCTTCCGGGAAATGGTAGTACTCTGATTCCAGATAAGCTGCTTTTTCCTCGGGGGTATGGACCTCAGCCCGCTCCCAGAAGGTCTCGGCGTTAGAGCCGATAAGCTTCTCGCCGCCGCCGCCGTCAGCGATAGCTGTGGTTATACTGCCGGGGCCGGACTCGCCGCCGCCTTCTCTGCGCTGGACCAGGTCCAGTTTCTTCACGTGGCGGGCAAACTCTTCAGCGCCTCTGCCTATCCGCCGGGCGGCACGGTAAACGCCATCAGCCAGCGCATCACCAATGCCCTCGCGGCGGGCAATCTTGTCAATCAGCCAGAGAGCTGATTTTTCATCACCGAACTCCAGGTGCATCCCTCCGGTATCTTTCCCGGTCAGTATCCCTTTTTCATAGAGCTTGATTGCCAGCGCGATTTGCGCCGTAATCGATTTGCTGTCCAGACCATATAATTCGCACTGGTGATAAAACCTTAAAGCGAAGTCAATATCAAGTATTCTGGTAGCGCGCAGACCAGCCACCCAGGAAGAGCACTTTATAAAGGAATACTCGCCATCAGGCTGGGCATAGGCGCGGAGGCAGCGCTGCCCGCAGTTATAGCAGGCAACCCTTTTATCCGTTTTTGTGTCCATGAAGTTCTGGGCTACCTCGCCAATATGGTCTATTTGATACTGAAGCTCAGGCGGGTATGCCCCCCCAGTGATGCCGTAGTCTACTCCCTTGGCGTATCCTTTAACACGGCCGTACCCGAAATTGTCATAAATCTGGTGCCTGACACGCTCGGTGCGGTTGAGGATTGGCTGGCACAGTTCGATGAGTCTGTCAGGATCGGCGACGTTAACGTCTTTGGTGCCATGAACGGCGATAGCCTTCAACATCTTGTCACCCATGATGGCGCCCGCTCCGCCCCGGCTGGCGCTGGAACCGTTGCCGTGTTCGATGGTAGACGTGTAGACCTTATTCTCACCGGCGAGGCCGATACACAGGACTTCCACCTCTTCGTTTTTCAATTCTTCACGGATGAGTCTTTGGGTTTCTCGGGTGTTTTTTCCCCAGAGATGCCTGGCATCACGCAGTTCCACCCGGTCATCATCTATCCACAGGTACACCGGCGTGGATGACTTTCCGGATAGCTTTATCGTATTGTAGCCGGCAAACTTAAGCCTGGCTCCAAAATTGCCACCGATATTGGAATACGAGTGTATTTCAGTCACCGGCGACTTGAAGGTAACGGTAGTGCGGTTAGCGCTGGGCACAATAGTCCCAACCAGAGCACCCGCGCTGATTACCAGTAAATTTTCAGCGGAAAAGGGTTCAACTTCAGGAGGCACTCTCTCCCATAATGTCCTGACATTGGTACCTTTACCTCCGAGGAAAGCTTCATATAGCTTGCGGTCTGCCGCTTCTTTGACGATGGTGGCGTTAGACAGGTCAACTTCTAAATCAGCTTCAGCCCAACCGTACAACATTTCAATCTCCTCCTGGTGGGTTAGCGTAATTTGCTTGTTAAGGGTCCCGTACTATTATATTAAGTCTGTGATATGGCTCTGTCAAGGAAAGCGCCGTGGTTTCAAGGGTGATTTGTGGCTGGACGGGAACGTCTCTAACGCAGTTGGCGGGCTATTAAAAAATAGCCCGCCAACCTCTATACCTTGATAGTATCCAGTCTGCCTGTTTACACCAGCTTTTTGGAGAATATTCCGGTTAGACCCAGCTTCCCGATATTATCAGTGTACATCTTTTTAGCCTGAGTGGCTTCCAGTTCCTGCTCCTCGGCGGTTAATCTAAGGCCACCCCTGCTCTTGGGATCGTTTTGCTTTTCCAGGCTGAAGGCCATGGCTCTGCCGATAGCAGTGGTTACGGGTAGTTCAAGGGCTGGCATTCCGGCTGCCTTGCGTACCGCGTTGTGGCCAGCCAGCGCGCCGGAGATATAAGCTGCCGAGATGCTGCCAAATTTCGCCTTTTCACCGGCAACGAATAAGTTGTCCACGCCCTCGGCCTTTAGAGCCAGGTCCTTGGGTGAAATCGCCATGTACCTGATAGCATTACCAATCCAGCCGACATGCGGTTCAGCAATCATGGCGTTTTCCATGCCGGCTATCTTCTCCAGTTCTTCCCGCGGCAGCCAGGGCATTCTCCTGATATTAACGTAGCCGCAATAGTTTATTTCCAGTTCCCTGGCCATCTCCGGCGTTACGCCCATACCTACCATTGTCATCCGCATTCTCTGGTATACCGCTTCGACATATTCCGGCGGCGTCTCTAACTGTATCTCACCTTCTGTTTCCAACTTCTTCTGAAGATCAGGGGAGAGCGACTCTTTAATCAGGGTAACCGCGGAACTGTATATCCCGGGTGTACCATCCGCCCTCTGCCCGACGAACTCTTTGACGCCAGCCTTAGCGGCAATGCTAACCCTGCCACCAAACAAATAGCAGTTCATTATACAGGCGGCACAGCCCTGCCCGTATTTTTCACACATCGGTATCGGTCCGGCTCCCCCTGTAGCGTCGACCACGGCATCAGCCTCCAGCACCGTGCCGTCCTTAAGCTTTATCGCCTTAATGCTCCGGCCGGACATCTCAACGTCTGAGCCGAGACCTCGTAAGATTATCTTTACGCCCAGTCCCCGCAGGACCTTGTCTACCGCCTTTCCAATCTTGCGGGTGTCATACAGGGTAAGCATGCGCGGGTCTTTTAGCTTCAGATTTTCAAATCGGGAAAAAATTGCCACCGAGTCCAGAGCATCCAGCATATCTCCCGCTCCCATGGCAACAAGTTCCACCTCGCCGGGAACGGCGGAACCCCGCCGGTAAGACCCGGCCAGCTGGCCCATACCTGTAAGCGTATCCGTCTTTTCGACCAGTGTTACATCCGCTCCGGCCCGTGCCGCTGCCGCAGCCGCACCGCAACCGGCAAACCCCGCACCCACCACGACTATTTTTTTGGACATTTTTTCAACCCTCCTCTTCTGGTAGTTATTACCCGGAAAATTCTTTTTACAAAGGAACAGACGAACCATTTTCACAAAGAAAGACGGATTTTGTCAAGTTGGTGTACTCGTTCATATGACCCTGCCCATCTGTTTACCGGCGTAATTTTATGCTAGACTACCCACCGTAAATCATGTTGATAAAAGAATTCGACCGTCAGTTAAATAACCTGATTCAAAAGGGATATCCCGATGCGGCAAGTCTACCAAGGCAGAGGTTCTTGAATTATATCGATCCCCTCAGGGAGAAAATAAGTGAAATCGTGGTACCTGAAGTAGATTTAGAAGAAGATGCCCATCATGGCTAAAACTATGAGCCAGTCAAGATAATAGAGCCGGGGTTTACCAACTGTTGCGGCAGAAAGGGAGGGATTGCCTGACCCGTTTCCTCCAAAGGAGCAGGCAGTTTCAATTATCGTGCTTAACCTATTCGATATTATTGCCACCCGGAACTACCATCCTTTCTCAGGAATTTGACGTTATACCTCCAGACATTCTAGAATTTCTTTAGTGACTACTATGAGGGGAGGGGTCGGTGAAAATACTTCTTATAATGCCTCGCGGAGCGCTCTACCGATACGAAAAGGGTATCTTTAAGAGACCTATCCGCTATGCTCCATTGACTTTAACCACACTGGCAGCGTTGATCCCGCCGGAGATCGAAGCCGAAGTGGAGATCATCGATGAGGGGGTGGAAACCCTGCCCGGCGAGATCAAAGCTGATCTGGTTGGGATAACGGCTATTACCGGGACGGCGATGCGTGCCTACACACTGGCCGATCATATCCGGCAAAAAGGCATCCCGGTGGTGCTGGGTGGTGTCCATGCCACCCTGATGCCCCAAGAAGCCGCATTCCACGCCGATGCCGTCGTTACCGGTTTTGCGGAAGAAAGCTGGCCGCAGTTGCTCCGTGATTTCATCCGTGGCAGGATGGGCAAGCTCTATACCCAGTCCCCGGCTCTCTCAATGAGCGATTTGCCATTCCCCCGCAGGGAGCTTCTCAGAGGTAAGAATTATATAACCGTCAATACCGTGCAGGCTACGCGTGGGTGTATTAATCATTGTGATTTCTGTGTCGTGCCTGTCGCCTGGGGTAGAAGGATGTACCTCCGTCCCGTCAGAGATGTCATCTCGGAACTGGAACAGATTGAAAGCCGTAATGTCCTTTTCGTAGACGTGAGCCCTATTGAGGACCGGCAATACGCCAAAGACCTCTACCGCGCCATGATACCGCTCAAGAAACGCTGGCTCAGTCCTTCCACCATCCGCATGGCGGATGACCCCGAGCTGCTGGATTTAGCCGCTAAAAGCGGCTGCAAAGGTCTCTTGATAGGCTTCGAGTCAGTCTCTCAGTCCACTCTAAAAGGTATGGGGAAGGGTTTCAATTACGCCGAAAAATACAAGACCCAGATTAAGAAGCTGCACAACCGTGGAATCTCTATCCAGGCATGCTTCGTTTTCGGTTTTGACACCGATGACAAGACGGTTTTTGAAAAGACGGTGGAGATGGTCAATAAACTGAACCTGGACCTTCCCCGCTTTACGGCTTACACCCCGTTCCCGGGTACGCCCATCCACGAGAAATTAAAGAAGGAAAACCGCATTATCGAGACCAACTGGTCGATGTATGATGCTCAGCACGTTGTCTTCCGACCCAAGCTCATGTCCCCCGGGGAGCTACAGGAGGGATTATATTGGACCTGGAAACAATGCTATACCGCCGGCTCGATATTCAAGCGGCTGGCAGGCTCGCGCTGTATATTACCCGTCTCAATCCCCGCGAATATCGCTTATCGTTTTTACGCGCGAAATCTCTTAAAATATGATGAAAGCAAAATGCAGGACAATTCGCTAATCGAGACCATCGCATAGCTTTCCTGATAACAGATTCAACATGCTGATGTCGGTTGTCATTTCCGCCAGGTACCCGGCCAGGTAGTGAAGGAGCTTATGCCTCGTGTAACTTTTATCTACCCTTGCGTGGGACGTTTCCCCGGGACGCGCTATGTCCGCTCGTGGCAGATGCAGCCGCTTGCAATAGGGGTGCTGTCCGCCTTGACCCCCGCCGGCTGGCAAAAGTCATTCTATGATGACCGGCTGGAAGCCATTGATTTCTCTCAGCCCACCGATCTGGCCGCGATATCTATTGAGACTTTTACTGCCCGCCGCGGCTACCAGATAGCGGATGAATACCGTAAAAAAGGGATCCCGGTGGTGCTGGGGGGCTATCATGCAACTCTTTGTCCTGAGGAAGCCAGGGAACACGCCGATTCTGTGTGTATCGGTGAGGCCGAAAAAGTCTGGCAGCATATTCTGAACGATGCCTCCGGAGGAAAGCTGGCTTCCGTTTACTCTGCGCCACGGAGCGCTAACCTTGCCGGCATCAGGACGGACCGCGGGATATTTGAAGGTAAACACTACTTTAAGCTCGCTATGGTGGAATCCGGCCGGGGCTGCCGTTTCAATTGCAGTTTTTGCTCAATCAGTGCCTTTTACCAGTCTACCTACCGCCGAAGACCGGTTGACGAGATTATCGGTGAAATAAAGCAACTGAAGGAGAAAGTCATTTTTTTCGTGGATGATAATATCGTCGGGGACACAGCAACCGGCCGGGAGCTTTTTAAGGCACTGATACCGCTGAAAATCAACTGGATAGGCCAGTGTAGCATCAACGCTGCCACCGACACGGCATTACTGGAACTGATGTCACAAAGCGGTTGCCGGGGTCTCCTGGTCGGACTGGAATCGCTCCACGCAATCAACCTCAATACCGTTGGAAAAGCCATCAACCAGACAATCGATTACGAGCAAGCCCTCGGGGCTTTTCGGAAAAATGGTATCTCGATCTATGGCACTTTCATGTTCGGCTTTCCGGCCGATTCCACCCGGACCATCCGGGATGCCGTGGATTTTGCCCGGCGCCAGAAACTATTTTTAGCCGCCTTTGCCCAGATTATCCCCTTCCCTGGAACGCCTCTTTACTCTCAGTTCGAGGCTGAAAATAGACTGATGTATCCTGACTGGTGGCTGAGTGACCACTACCTCTTCGGGCAAGCCCCGTTCTATCCCGTCGGCATGTCGCCTGCTGAACTGGAGCAGTCATGTTACGCAGCCCGGCGGGACTTCTATTCATTCTCTTCCATACTGCAGAGAGGCCGGGAATTTTCGGCTAACTGCGCCCGGCCCCGGATGGCCGGGGTCTTCTACGGTCTGAACTATCTGATGCACCGGGAGGTATCCAGGAAATTCGGTATCCCCATGGGCATGAGGGAAACTCCCGTGAAGAAGCGTTCACCTCATGTTGTCGCCGAAATCGCAGGGCCTGATAATGACGCTGAGATCCGCAATTTGCTCTGCCAGATTCCCGTGCCCGGAGCGGTTCAGATTACCTACCTTTACAACCCGTCATTCATGGCCTCCATGAAGGTTGAAGGGAGACAGTCCGATATCATCACCGGACGCGATACTGATACCGGCAAGTTGATTGGACTGGGCACCCGCTCCATAAAACCCGCTTTCGTAAACGGCGAACTCTCTCCATTAGGCTATCTGGGGAGCCTGCGACTTGCCGAGGAATATCGCGGCAGCACTTACCTGGCTCGCGGTTACCGCGAGCTAAAGCGGTTGCACCAAGCCGGACCAGCCAGGCTGTATATCACTACCATCATAGAAAGCAATAAGAAGGCGCGAGAGATTCTGACTTCGGGGCGGGCGGGGTTGCCCGCTTATCATGATTTCGGCCGGTTTTGCAGTCTGGCCATTGGATTGAGACGGAGTCCGTCCCGGTTAAGCTTACCGGACAATCTCCTCATACGCCCGGCTGTTATGGAAGATATCCCGTCGCTCATTGAGTTCTGGCAGCGTGAAGGTTCTCGCCGGCAGTTTTTCCCCGGTTATTCGGCTGCGGACTTGATTGATCCGGAAGGCTTGCTGGGTGGACTGGCTCCGGATGATATTCTGCTCGCTTTTAAAGAAGATAAACTGGTCGGAACCACAGGCGCATGGAACCAGGAACCGTTCCGCCAGAGCCGGGTAACCGGTTACAATCGCTGGCTCGGCATGCTGCGCTCTCCCTATAACCTCACCGCCGGCCGGCTGGGGTATCCGCTCCTGCCCCGTCCCGGTTCCGACCTGGACTACTTTAACCTGGCCCTGGTCTGTATCAGTAATGACGACCGAAAAGTCTTCGCTGCTCTGCTGTCTCAACTCCTGGCAAAATATCACGGCAGCTTTGATTTTTTTATGGCCGGACTGCATGAGCATGACCCGCTACTGCCTGTCCTGGCTAAATACCGTCATTTCAATTATTACAGCCGCCTTTACGTGGTCTGCTGGGAAGACGGAGAGCATGATTTTCATAATCTGGATGGACGCGTACCTTACCTGGAACTGGGGGCCTTATAATGGCGCTCCAGGCACACGTCACCCCGGTCAATCAAATCAGCGAAGTCCAGATCTTGACCATGCTCAGGATAATGCAGACCTATTATCTGAATGTCGATGCGGTACAGTTCCGTACTGACCTGAAAGAAAAAGACCTGGTCATCCTTCTCCACGAAGAAGGAGCCATCCGCGGCTTTTCCACGTGGTTGTTGACCGAGCATGAAATGCCGGAGCAAAAGGTCAATATCATCTTCTCCGGAGATACGATTATTGAAAAGGCACACTGGCATTCCCTGGCCCTTCCCATCGCCTGGGGCCGCCTTATGTTATCAGCACTGGCCAGATATCCTGACCGGGAGCTTTACTGGGTGCTGACCAGCAAAGGCCACAAGACCTACCGTTTCCTTCCGGTGTTCTTCCGTGAGTTCTATCCTGCGTTCATGAAGAATACCCCGGTTTTTGAAGAAGCTCTACTCCATAGTTTTGCCAGCCACAGGTTTGGGAACCGGTTTAATCCGGCTACCGGAACCCTGACCGCCTCAGACAAAGCCCAGAAATTGATTCCGGGTGTGGCTGATATTACGGAAGCCCGCCGCAAAGACAAACATGTCGCCTTCTTCGAGAGAATGAACCCCGGTTGTACCCAGGGTGACGAACTGGTTTGCCTGGCCCGCTGCCACCCGGATAATATCAGTCCCTTTATCAAGAGGTATCTAAAAACATGAGAGCCGGACGGCTGTTACCATTAGCAGTTAACTGGCTGTGGCTGCAAAACAGCTACGCCGGTAACCGGCGTTTCTCCCGCGCCCTGGAAAATCCCGGACCAACCCAGGAGCTGTATTTAAAAAATCTCCTCAGACGAAACGAGAGCACTCAATATGGCCGGGCAAATCATTTCTCGCAAATCTCCTCAATCCGCGACTTTCAGGAGAACATTCCCCTGACCCGATACGAAGATTACCTGCCTTACATCGAAGAAATTTCGCGGGGCAAGTCCAGCGTCCTGACTCATGATCCGGTGGCACTGTTTCAACCCACCAGCGGGACGTCTTCAGCCTCTAAACTGATCCCGTACAACCAACCGCTCAAGGCCGAGTATCAGATGGCCATCTCCCCCTGGGTTTATAATCTTTTTCGCCGGGTACCGGGATTGATGCGCGGCCGGGCATACTGGTCTATCTCTCCACCCGTTGAACGTAATAAATTCCACGGGTGCATCCCTGTTGGATTTGACGATGATTCCGAATATCTTGGCGGCATCGGGAAACGGTTGTATAATCTGGTTTCGGTCGGGCGACAAAAATTCACTCCGGATATTTCCCTGGATGATTTCAGGGACAGGACGCTCACCAGTCTTCTCGCCGCCCGTAATCTTGCCCTGATATCCGTCTGGAGCCCCACCCTTCTCCTGACCCTCATCAAACACTTCCTGGAAAATCAGGGCAGGTTGATTGAGGTTCTGGCATCGAGTGGTTCGCCGGACGCCCGCGCCCGCGCCGGAAATATCCGGTGGACTATCCAAAAGCACGGCCTTAATTTTAAAGCTATCTGGCCAGACCTGAAACTGATTAGCTGCTGGACCCACGGAGCCAGCGAGCCGTTCATCCCCGAGATTCGCCGGTATTTCCCCGGCACCGAGATACAGGGCAAAGGACTGGTAGCCACCGAAGCGTTTGTATCGCTGCCCCTGCTCCCGGACAACGATCCGGTGCTTGCCGTTAACTCCCACTTCTTTGAATTCCGCGATATCGAAACCGGTAAAATCCGGCTGGCACACGAGCTTGACCGGGGAGGCGTCTACTCGGTCATTGTGACCACCGGGGGAGGTCTCTACCGTTATGAGATGGATGATCTGGTAAGGGTAACCGGGTTCATCGCCGCCACTCCCGCGCTGCGCTTTATCTCTAAGAACGCCGTCTCCGATATATTTGGCGAAAAGCTCAACGCGGAACACGTTCAGCGCAGCCTCGCCGTTACCTTCGCCGAGTACTCGCTCAATCCGACATTTTTCTTTGTGGCGCCGACTGAATTGCCCGGAGGGAGAATATCTTATACTCTTTTCTTCGAATCTGAAAATGTGTCGGACGAACAGGGGAGAATGTTACGGGAAAAGCTGGAAGGCTGTTTCCTTGAAAACTTCCATTACGCTTACTGCCGTAAACTGGGACAGCTTGGCCACCTGGAGGCGTTTTTAATCGACTGTTCGTCGGTCTCGCCGGAAGTGGCGTATCTGGGGGAGATGCACCGTAGGGGATTGAAACTGGGCGACATCAAACCATCCGTTCTAGACCGGGAGACAGGATGGGAAAAGCGCTTTCAAGGCCGGTTCATGGCTACCGACTACTCATAAGCGGTCTCCGTCAAATAAAGGCGTCAGGTCACTCCCATCGCCAAGGGGCTGGTACCGCTTCCGACTGATTTCCTTCCTCGTGAGGAGATTTACCTTAAGATAGACCCCGGCTTTTGTCGGGGAGCTAAAATTAGCATGCAGGTCAAGAGCGCGGCGGGCGATGGAACCGTACTTGTTAAACTCGGAGCGCACCCAGTAACAGCGGTCTTCCAGTTGCTCCGGGGTCATCTTCGCGGGGCGGAATGGGGCTTGACCGAACCGGAAATCGGGGTGCAGCCACCACGGGTCGTGAATTAGCCTCCCCTCCCGGCGCAATCGCTCATAGAGCGGGGTAGCCGGAAATGGTACGAGCGTATTCAGATTCGCCGTATAGAGTTTCGCTTTAATAGCAAAATCAAGGCTGATTTTAAACGAATCGAGTGTATCCTGGTCATAGCCGAAAATAAAAGCTCCGCACACCATAATGCCATGCTTCCGGAAAATCCTCACCGCCTCAAGATAGCTGCCGTAATTAAGATTCAGGCGCTTGCCCATTTGTTTCAAATTACCTGTTATCAGAGACTCAAAACCGATAGTCACCGCGATACACCCGGACTGTGCCATCAGGCGGATGAGGTCCCGGTTAGCTGAAATGTCCAGGCTTGCCTGACAACCCCATTTGATACCCAGGGGCGTAAGCGCCCGCAGCAGTTCATTGGTTGCGCTGTTATCGACGAACAGGTTATCATCAGTAAAAATAACCGGCTTCCTGCCGGTTTTGCGGATCTCTTCAACAAC from Dehalococcoidales bacterium harbors:
- a CDS encoding GH3 auxin-responsive promoter family protein, yielding MRAGRLLPLAVNWLWLQNSYAGNRRFSRALENPGPTQELYLKNLLRRNESTQYGRANHFSQISSIRDFQENIPLTRYEDYLPYIEEISRGKSSVLTHDPVALFQPTSGTSSASKLIPYNQPLKAEYQMAISPWVYNLFRRVPGLMRGRAYWSISPPVERNKFHGCIPVGFDDDSEYLGGIGKRLYNLVSVGRQKFTPDISLDDFRDRTLTSLLAARNLALISVWSPTLLLTLIKHFLENQGRLIEVLASSGSPDARARAGNIRWTIQKHGLNFKAIWPDLKLISCWTHGASEPFIPEIRRYFPGTEIQGKGLVATEAFVSLPLLPDNDPVLAVNSHFFEFRDIETGKIRLAHELDRGGVYSVIVTTGGGLYRYEMDDLVRVTGFIAATPALRFISKNAVSDIFGEKLNAEHVQRSLAVTFAEYSLNPTFFFVAPTELPGGRISYTLFFESENVSDEQGRMLREKLEGCFLENFHYAYCRKLGQLGHLEAFLIDCSSVSPEVAYLGEMHRRGLKLGDIKPSVLDRETGWEKRFQGRFMATDYS
- a CDS encoding radical SAM protein; its protein translation is MPRVTFIYPCVGRFPGTRYVRSWQMQPLAIGVLSALTPAGWQKSFYDDRLEAIDFSQPTDLAAISIETFTARRGYQIADEYRKKGIPVVLGGYHATLCPEEAREHADSVCIGEAEKVWQHILNDASGGKLASVYSAPRSANLAGIRTDRGIFEGKHYFKLAMVESGRGCRFNCSFCSISAFYQSTYRRRPVDEIIGEIKQLKEKVIFFVDDNIVGDTATGRELFKALIPLKINWIGQCSINAATDTALLELMSQSGCRGLLVGLESLHAINLNTVGKAINQTIDYEQALGAFRKNGISIYGTFMFGFPADSTRTIRDAVDFARRQKLFLAAFAQIIPFPGTPLYSQFEAENRLMYPDWWLSDHYLFGQAPFYPVGMSPAELEQSCYAARRDFYSFSSILQRGREFSANCARPRMAGVFYGLNYLMHREVSRKFGIPMGMRETPVKKRSPHVVAEIAGPDNDAEIRNLLCQIPVPGAVQITYLYNPSFMASMKVEGRQSDIITGRDTDTGKLIGLGTRSIKPAFVNGELSPLGYLGSLRLAEEYRGSTYLARGYRELKRLHQAGPARLYITTIIESNKKAREILTSGRAGLPAYHDFGRFCSLAIGLRRSPSRLSLPDNLLIRPAVMEDIPSLIEFWQREGSRRQFFPGYSAADLIDPEGLLGGLAPDDILLAFKEDKLVGTTGAWNQEPFRQSRVTGYNRWLGMLRSPYNLTAGRLGYPLLPRPGSDLDYFNLALVCISNDDRKVFAALLSQLLAKYHGSFDFFMAGLHEHDPLLPVLAKYRHFNYYSRLYVVCWEDGEHDFHNLDGRVPYLELGAL
- a CDS encoding radical SAM protein, giving the protein MKFTYIRPSLIPAGVAGDSIEPLVFAILSGLTPPDIDRVLYDQRIEVIPFDEPTDLAVLTIDTFTAKSAYQIAAQYHLRGVPVIAGGIHPTLCPREALRFVDSVVIGDAEGVWHEVVRDARGKKLKPVYEKRYPSLDRLQFDRSIFKGKRYLPVTLVQFGRGCRFSCEYCSVHALYGSNIRQRPVDAVVEEIRKTGRKPVIFTDDNLFVDNSATNELLRALTPLGIKWGCQASLDISANRDLIRLMAQSGCIAVTIGFESLITGNLKQMGKRLNLNYGSYLEAVRIFRKHGIMVCGAFIFGYDQDTLDSFKISLDFAIKAKLYTANLNTLVPFPATPLYERLRREGRLIHDPWWLHPDFRFGQAPFRPAKMTPEQLEDRCYWVRSEFNKYGSIARRALDLHANFSSPTKAGVYLKVNLLTRKEISRKRYQPLGDGSDLTPLFDGDRL